One genomic region from Magallana gigas chromosome 3, xbMagGiga1.1, whole genome shotgun sequence encodes:
- the LOC105333872 gene encoding uncharacterized protein — MSSEDMQNNPSSFDERSSSNQRVAAAESINVSVESSDNVSIECSDSVAIECTDSVLVECTDKMPIECSEPPQEMAQPLIGLIIEEVPQNSESVNLEENSAQASRASNPFVQAFHLSQSIRDDSMSERFDTFSCCPSPQHRADMAMAMPTCRTNMTSLIDEEVVEEVLAFGFQWNDVEVAVARLLSCRCADEITVIEILKYLFQNEKETEIQHVPKMEPCMVCHLEDPNILFLPCCHICCCQSCGESCYLCSYCHCHIKAKKKIYIP; from the exons ATGTCATCAGAAGACATGCAAAACAATCCTAGTTCATTTGATGAACGATCTTCCTCTAATCAAAGGGTGGCAGCAGCTGAATCCATAAATGTGTCAGTTGAAAGTAGTGACAATGTGTCAATCGAATGTAGTGACAGTGTGGCAATCGAATGTACTGACAGTGTGTTAGTTGAATGTACTGACAAGATGCCAATCGAATGTAGTGAACCACCCCAGGAGATGGCACAGCCTCTGATAGGATTGATTATTGAAGAAGTTCCACAGAATTCTGAGTCTGTAAACTTAGAGGAAAATTCAGCTCAAGCAAGTAGAGCCTCAAACCCATTCGTACAGGCATTCCACCTTAGCCAATCAATCCGTGATGACAGCATGTCTGAAAGATTTGACACATTTTCATGCTGTCCTTCTCCACAACATAGAGCAGATATGGCGATGGCAATG CCAACCTGTCGAACGAATATGACAAGTTTGATTGATGAAGAAGTGGTAGAGGAAGTACTAGCATTTGGATTCCAGTGGAACGATGTAGAAGTGGCTGTTGCCAGACTGCTGTCCTGTAGAT GTGCAGATGAAATAACTGTCATAGAGATTCTGAAATACCTTTTccagaatgaaaaagaaactgAGATTCAGCATGTTCCAA AGATGGAGCCCTGTATGGTGTGTCATCTTGAGGACCCAAACATTCTGTTCCTACCTTGTTGTCATATCTGTTGTTGCCAGAGCTGTGGGGAGAGTTGTTACTTGTGCTCATATTGTCACTGCCACATCAAAGCCAAGAAGAAAATATACATTCCATAG
- the LOC105346852 gene encoding locomotion-related protein Hikaru genki: MNEAEPYGGLVYGYNDSVVAIWVPTSLKRNSGNAAVFMLGRIWGSGFNEEKTNNVEIIFNVMDILMPVCLLEVNTTTTSLVASFRYDKINDSVLKFAVGDEITMHCNYGYKGVHPNFTMVCKDENNGSWSHDPIECHVECPNPEVNNTNVITMDNSPGGYVVSLTCKGRHRHISGDLERTCNRNGTWTGTPPVCKECKCTCSAIGSIPIKSNETKKL, translated from the exons ATGAATGAAGCTGAACCATACGGGGGACTCGTGTACGGTTACAACGACTCTGTGGTTGCTATCTGGGTACCCACCTCTTTAAAACGAAACAGCGGAAATGCGGCTGTTTTTATGTTGGGAAGAATTTGGGGGTCAGGCTTCAATGAAGAGAAGACAAACAACGTGGAAATAATCTTCAATGTTATGGATATATTGA TGCCTGTCTGTTTGCTAGAAGTGAATACTACAACAACAAGCTTAGTTGCTTCATTCAGATACGACAAAATAAATGATTCAGTTTTAAAGTTTGCCGTTGGTGATGAAATCACCATGCACTGTAACTATGGTTACAAAGGAGTGCATCCAAATTTTACCATGGTATGCAAGGATGAAAACAATGGTAGTTGGAGCCATGATCCCATAGAGTGTCATG TTGAGTGTCCAAATCCAGAGGTGAATAACACCAATGTAATCACCATGGATAATTCGCCCGGTGGGTACGTAGTGAGCCTCACCTGCAAGGGCCGTCACAGACACATCAGTGGGGATTTAGAACGCACGTGCAATAGGAATGGAACGTGGACAGGTACACCACCTGTTTGTAAAG AATGCAAGTGCACTTGTTCGGCCATAGGATCAATACCAATCAAGTCAAACGAAACAAAGAAACTTTAA
- the LOC136273412 gene encoding uncharacterized protein, with the protein MLFFLYKRMKSKCFFTRKHVLFCCIVCFVYVLYVLSHHLQESILPRSFHHLSDFSYGEDVMNLTKMAGPFLVDTPYCKIPNLDPLDISVKHWVRQPMRVACPRDMSLTYVFGGKLFVNWTAVNISYLKEGKMVAYCRYQSIQHPENGKHNDYSYSVESDKFREWVNVSKEFIRTQCYNASNNVIYTNFHYVMNPLYSKSDVEVPRETRTPNVLLVGVDSVSRMNYIRYMKKTQQVMLKLGALEFVGYNKVADNTFVNLVPLLAGKFAEE; encoded by the coding sequence atgcttttttttctttacaaaagaATGAAATCGAAATGTTTTTTCACGAGAAAACACGTGTTGTTTTGCTGCATTGTTTGCTTTGTTTATGTACTTTATGTTCTTTCACATCACCTGCAGGAATCTATTCTTCCTCGAAGTTTTCATCACCTCAGTGACTTCAGCTACGGCGAAGACGTCATGAATTTAACAAAGATGGCCGGGCCGTTCTTAGTCGATACCCCATACTGCAAGATCCCGAATCTGGACCCACTGGATATCAGCGTCAAACACTGGGTGCGTCAGCCAATGAGGGTGGCGTGCCCGCGTGACATGTCCCTGACTTACGTTTTTGGCGGTAAACTATTTGTAAATTGGACAGCAGTAAACATATCATACTTGAAGGAAGGGAAAATGGTGGCATATTGTAGATATCAGTCAATACAGCACCCTGAAAACGGAAAACACAACGACTATTCTTACTCTGTGGAAAGCGATAAATTCAGGGAGTGGGTGAACGTAAGCAAAGAATTTATACGTACTCAGTGTTACAATGCATCTAACAATGTCATTTACACAAATTTTCATTATGTTATGAATCCTCTCTATAGTAAATCTGACGTTGAGGTTCCCCGAGAAACAAGAACACCAAACGTGTTATTAGTTGGAGTTGATTCTGTGTCAAGGATGAATTATATTCGGTATATGAAAAAAACACAGCAGGTTATGTTAAAATTGGGTGCACTGGAGTTTGTAGGATATAACAAAGTCGCCGACAACACATTTGTTAATCTTGTTCCTTTACTAGCAGGTAAATTTGCTGAAGAATAG
- the LOC117692946 gene encoding E3 ubiquitin-protein ligase XIAP — translation MGDGQINTDYLRYEWYRLQSFSNVEANQSVSLLRLAKDGFYHTGQTNIVKCCFCGFEWPDWSDGKITDHCVERNQNIPIHADRSILVPSGQCLSGPTPTHFHYIIRPQNVHERSFRVTDYYRQNLSERLNTDSNGHNENPSSCESLRKKSSSNGSRQTQRQNEEQNNSNLETAVEIQGCAKSTQSINYTRRKFTESKISHDIEKNGRLKSCTTRTSTMPVGPQCSTRNRNTSVNHTVVSTEDSSERSQMSFNPCKDSVNGVFHLPGIKQHSRVSPVKPQLSKGVKECTGVPRVYKDRLATFQEVSLPQPSDILAANGFYYIGSSVAVKCAHCEEVWNVKDSRQSSNTVHKPDCKFHLTQEESESSETSSQPNSMSDNGVSSLPAVQEVKEIGFHTPDIVNAYREISSDNIDIRCITRTHIMRYLYEDDEDEESPEEDGIGCACCKCLGDVISELYLPCLHGCCCDCKSRVLRHCPKCDAIIKSKLDIYT, via the exons ATGGGAGATGGGCAAATTaacactgattatttgagatatgAGTGGTACCGACTCCAATCATTTTCTAATGTGGAAGCCAACCAATCTGTAAGCTTACTACGCTTGGCAAAGGATGGATTTTATCATACTGGTCAAACAAACATTGTGAAATGTTGCTTTTGTGGATTTGAATGGCCTGATTGGTCTGATGGAAAAATAACTGATCACTGTGTTGAAAGAAATCAGAATATCCCCATACATGCAGATAGGAGTATATTGGTGCCAAGTGGACAGTGTTTATCAGGGCCCACACCAACTCATTTCCACTACATAATACGGCCTCAAAACGTCCATGAACGAAGTTTTCGTGTAACAGATTACTACAGACAGAATCTTTCAGAAAGGTTAAATACAGATAGTAATGGGCATAATGAAAACCCATCTTCATGTGAAAGTTTACGTAAAAAATCTAGTAGTAATGGAAGTAGACAAACACAGCGTCAAAATGAAGAACAAAATAATAGTAATCTTGAAACTGCTGTAGAAATTCAAGGTTGCGCTAAATCTACACAATCCATCAATTATACAAGAAGAAAATTTACAGAGTCCAAAATATCACATGACATAGAAAAGAATGGAAGATTAAAGTCTTGTACAACTCGAACATCAACAATGCCAGTTGGACCACAATGCTCAACCCGAAACAGAAACACATCTGTGAACCACACGGTTGTGTCAACTGAAGATAGTTCTGAAAGATCTCAAATGAGCTTTAATCCATGCAAAGATTCTGTAAATGGAGTCTTCCACCTGCCTGGTATAAAACAACACTCACGCGTAAGTCCTGTAAAGCCTCAACTCAGTAAAGGAGTAAAGGAATGCACAGGAGTCCCGCGGGTATATAAGGACCGGCTTGCAACATTCCAGGAAGTGTCCCTTCCTCAGCCATCAGACATCCTAGCGGCGAATGGATTTTATTATATAGGGAGCTCTGTAGCAGTGAAATGCGCGCATTGTGAAGAGGTGTGGAATGTGAAAGACAGCAGACAGAGTTCCAATACTGTTCACAAGCCAGACTGCAAGTTCCATCTGACCCAAGAG GAATCCGAAAGTAGTGAAACATCATCTCAGCCCAACAGTATGTCCGACAATGGTGTATCAAGTCTCCCTGCTGTACAGGAAGTCAAGGAGATCGGTTTCCACACACCAGACATCGTCAATGCCTACCGGGAAATATCATCAGACAACATAG ATATTCGATGCATAACCCGAACACATATAATGAGATACTTATATGAAGACGACGAGGATGAAGAAAGCCCTGAAGAAg atggCATCGGTTGTGCGTGCTGTAAGTGCTTAGGGGATGTGATTTCCGAGCTGTATCTCCCCTGTCTTCATGGCTGTTGTTGTGACTGTAAGTCACGTGTCCTTCGTCATTGCCCAAAATGTGACGCCATCATCAAGTCAAAACTTGATATCTATACATAA
- the LOC105333870 gene encoding uncharacterized protein, which produces MFDNAKAGFRKNPTDFYNRPMAVAMEETSEIWFENHFCVLDRLETDILLDYVYSVIRMISKHPYFALVYLSRMTHDYIEDAGTIDGSIYRFFDDLRASRLLENTVVVLFSDHGMRFGEIRNTYIGKLEERLPLLNVIIPTRFAKGRIKELHNLMTNTNRLTTPFDIYEFLNHLLYFDDYEPSSTYGVSLMNTIPLNRTYPSAMISSHWCTCTEMIIVQNNSSIVNMISNLFVRIINAKFINISDQCATLNLDNIESSYLIKPLDSLLKFESSENEVLNQKIRYRDPVNPVVDYQVTIRTRPGGGVFEGTFRHNEEYMALDLVSDISRLNRYRDGSYCIQNSELKKYCYCANN; this is translated from the coding sequence ATGTTTGACAATGCAAAAGCGGGTTTTAGGAAAAACCCGACTGATTTCTATAACCGACCCATGGCTGTTGCCATGGAGGAAACAAGCGAGATATGGTTTGAAAATCACTTTTGTGTTCTAGATAGATTGGAGACGGACATATTACTAGATTACGTTTATAGTGTGATCAGAATGATATCCAAGCATCCATACTTTGCTTTGGTGTATCTCTCAAGGATGACCCACGATTATATAGAGGATGCAGGCACCATAGACGGCTCCATCTATAGGTTTTTTGACGACCTTCGTGCTAGCAGACTTCTAGAAAATACCGTTGTTGTATTGTTCAGTGACCACGGTATGCGATTCGGAGAAATAAGAAATACTTACATTGGAAAATTGGAGGAACGCTTACCATTACTGAATGTCATCATTCCCACACGTTTTGCAAAGGGTCGCATTAAAGAATTGCACAACTTGATGACTAACACAAACCGACTTACTACCCCGTTTGATATTTACGAATTTCTGAATCATCTGTTATACTTTGATGACTACGAACCATCATCCACTTATGGAGTCAGTTTAATGAATACAATACCTTTAAACAGGACATACCCAAGCGCCATGATCTCATCTCACTGGTGCACGTGCACTGAAATGATCATTGTACAAAATAACAGTTCCATTGTAAACatgatttcaaatttgtttGTACGAATAATTAATGCTAAATTCATAAACATAAGTGATCAATGTGCAACTCTAAATTTGGATAATATCGAATCTTCCTACCTAATAAAGCCCTTGGACAGCTTGCTGAAGTTTGAAAGTAGTGAAAACGAGGTTCTTAATCAGAAGATACGTTACAGGGACCCCGTGAACCCTGTCGTGGATTACCAGGTCACTATTCGGACACGGCCAGGGGGAGGGGTGTTCGAAGGGACATTCCGGCACAACGAGGAATACATGGCCCTGGATTTAGTGAGTGACATCAGCAGACTCAATAGATATCGTGATGGTTCATACTGTATACAAAACTCTGAGCTGAAGAAGTATTGTTATTGTGCAAACAATTAG